The following nucleotide sequence is from Capra hircus breed San Clemente chromosome 4, ASM170441v1, whole genome shotgun sequence.
TATTCCTAGAACACTTTTCCCCTGCCTACCTAGTAAAATCTCCCAGCTTTATTGTTTAAATTTTCCGGCCCTTAGCAtttataacatttattgaatgcctcaTAGAAGTTATTTTGTATGACTGTCATCACTACTAGTCTGGGTATTTAAGGATGGATCAGATGAATAGTAATAAGAAATTCCATTTtctttgcaatgaaaagaatgtgAGTAATTGGAAATAATCAAACAATAGATGAACTGGGGAATCAGCAGTAGAAAAATTGGTGAGATACTGTAGAAGGTttgaaaaaatgaagaccatTAAACATGAGGACTGTTAGATTAGGGGGGCAGTTTAGGTTTTGATGAGTTAATTTAGCAGGTGCTAGATTGCAGCAGGCTAAGGAAAGACTGGAGAGGAAATGATACTTAACCGTGAAGGGAATATAGGACTATACTGAAAAGGTAATAAGACTCAAACAATTTTATTGTGATGGTAGTTGGTTGGTGGtttgtttatgtcttttttttttccattttaagagTATGGTATTAAATGCATTCATATTGCTGTACACTCATCACAGCCATCCATCTCCATAATTCTTtttatcttgtaaaactgaaactgcgAGTTAAACAAGGACTCTCATTCTCCTCCCCTTCCAGCCACTGACAAACCACCATCTTTCTTTCTGTCGATATGATTTTGACTACTCTTAAGTATCTCATCTAAGTGAAataacagtatttgtcttcttataactggtttatttcacttgccataatgtcctcaaggtttatccatatTGTAGagtattaaataattttctttctagtGCTAGttgatatctttctttttaaagaaggtGGAGCCTTAACACGTTTGTAAGGTAAGGTGAAAAGAGTTAACTAGAAAAAAGGAGGAGATGTAGTCTATAAGAGGAAGAATACTTTTTCCTCTAAAAGGATAAACAAGCTGAAAACAAGCAGGGATATACGTATAGGTCCTCGGAATTGTCAAAAGTTCAGAAAGCTAAAGTAAAGTGGGTGAATCACTAAcaaaatttgtaaaaatttaCTGTGCACATACCAAAAAAGACAGTTTACAAATAGAGAGCGCTCAAACCAAACATGGAATGAGGCTCAGTGGTATGTTATTAATACAAAGCAGCTTATAATGGTGAGCAGGCAGTGTCTCAAGTATTTGATGATTAAATTAATGACTAATCTGGTTTTGTCCAGAGAGCCTTTAGCTGGTgtccatttgttttttatttttaacagcgTTAGCCATTtgttccagtatttttacctaaaTTTATTTCTCTCAAAGGTCGAGGTCAAGGAGGCATTCTCATAGACGTTACAGTCGATCCAGATCCCATTCTCACTCTCATAGGAGACGATCTCGAAGTAGGTCATATACACCAGAATACCGACGTCGAAGGAGCCGAAGTCATTCTCCAATGTCTAACCGGAGAAGACATACAGGCAGCAGGGTATATGGTTTTTTAAGTTAATGAAAACCTTTTATGTGTTTCCTGTGTCTTTAGTCATAGTATAAAATCTTGCTTTTGTAAGAGCTAGAGCACTGTTTAAAAGGGGTACTCCAGAAACATCCTTGGCTATATGAATATTGTTTATATTCATTcaagtatattttcttttcttgacttttgactcattaaaagaaatttgggggaaaacatGTTGCAAGAATTGAAATAAAAAGCTAACTTGAAAATATTGAGATTAAAAGTTTCACCATGGGAAGAGGGTAGCAAGGAAATACCAAGCTAACACTTATATTGAGCAATATGCAAAGTTCCTCAGTGCATTAATAAATGCAGTTAACCTTTCCGTGAGATAGGTTACCTTATTATTGATAAAGAAATTGAGTCTTGGATATGTGACGTTGAGGTTTGATTCTATTTAACGGTGATGGAGTCTGCTATTATTTAATGGTATTTTGAAATCAGCACATTAATTTTTCAAATCTGGAAAGAATACCCTTGCTAAAGAGTGAAAATAGAAGAGGGGAGTCTAATTAGCAATTGCAGATGAAGTCAGGTTGAGTACAGATCTATAGGGGATATAAAACATTTGAATAAACTAGAAATAGACATTAAAGATAAATTCTTAGTATTCTGAAAATTGCTGGACTAGTGAATTAGGGACGTTTTTATTCAGTCTATAACCTGAAGTATATTCTAGAGAAGGCTTGAGTGTACTATGAACTGTAAAATATAGCTCATctggttttttccttttaaattcttgTTTCCAAGTGATTTTGTGTATTGGGTGAAGTGCCCTAAGCAGAAGTATTTCtgtatgtttgttgttgttgttgtttttgttttttttttaaaatttagagctTAAATAACATCTTTATTCAACAGGCAAATCCTGATCCCAATACTTGTCTAGGAGTGTTTGGCCTCAGTTTGTACACAACAGAGAGAGATCTTCGAGAAGTATTTTCTCGATATGGACCGTTGAGTGGTGTCAATGTGGTTTATGACCAGCGAACTGGACGGTCACGGGgatttgcttttgtttatttcGAGAGAATAGATGACTCAAAGGAGGtaattttttgtaattatttttgtcACTTTGAAAAATTTCTGATGTGCGTTATTTAGTATTGAGTTAACTTTTGAAAGTTGATTAATAAATTTCCAGTTCCATAAACATTATGTGCTCTTTAATTCTCTGACATAGTTTAAACTCTGCCTGTTAGTGTTAAAATTGGAATGTTCAGTTTCACTTTCCAGCTAAATTGCGTATAGGCATATCCTGATTAAAATCTGGCCTTGTGAAGTAGTTTATGAGTTACATGGAAAAGATGAAGTGTATACAACTGTTCTCTTTTGAAAAAGCCTTATTCGTGCTCTAAGCAAATGATtacattgacttttaaaaaattgtgttcaGGTTTAATCAATCTGTTTAATTGTTTTGTCTGATTATCTCCCTGTCTATACAGAgctttgtttttctattctcttaATATTCATCTGTCATTCTGTTCTATAATGGAAAAAGTTGataccttttcatttttgtttagtgCCCTTAATATGCCTAACAGAATGATCCCAGTCAATGTCAGAGATTTTAAATAGTGTTGTTGTAATGTACTAGGTAATGGATTGTAGAGGAAGCAGTAGGCTTGCCTTCAAAAGTTCATGGTGATTGAATTGAAAATTCCATTTTAAGGAATTTTTGAAGCTCATTTGTTAAAGAACAGAAGGTACTGGCTTGTCTTTTTTGTACCATTTAATATGTGACAGTAGTTGAGTGTAGGTCATTACTGCTTTTTGTATCAATAGTGTTTGGTTATAGTATAAACAGTCATATTAAAAGCATATCTTTCAACAGTAATAGATGCTGTTGACATCTGTTGTTTGTAAAGCAGGATGATattaaacatcctacaatgcacaggatagCCACCGACAACACAGAATTAACCACTGCCAAATGTCAGTGGTAGTGTCGTTGAAAAACCTGGATAAGTCTAACAAAATAATGCTGTCAGTTGAAAGGCATTTATATGATAGACATATACTGATAGACACTAGTGGTTTTTTATTGTTGcatatttgtgttttgttttttcctgttctCAATAAAGGATAAAGGTGTAAATTTAGAAATACCAGGATATATGACCTGAAGTAAAAGTGCAGACAATATCACAGTTAAAATTTGTGTAAATATGAAGCTTGTTTGCCCTGCCTTTTGACACCCCTGCTCCTTAGGTTTATTTCTGAGTGAGGTAAAATGGAAATGACAGCTTCACTTAGTTTCAAAATGcttcttaaaatgttaaagtgGTTGATTTATTAATGCTTTTATTAGTACTAGTGCCAAAGGGCAGAATGATAGGGAATATGAGCACAGGTATAATCTTGGTGGCAGATGAGAAAGTTCCTTTGTATTTGAAGCTCACTAGGTGGCAGTATGTTATTTAAGGAATGGCTTGACTAGTTTAGACCTGTTCACTGAAAAGCACTTTCTGCTTTGAACTGCTCAGACTGAAGCTAGATTCTGAAGCCTCAGAATTCTGCAGGTTCTGTGGTTGCTTTGTAACTTTTAACACAAGCCTGCGAAAGTGTTCTTGTGTACATTGAAAATTCGTCATTATTGACAGGCATATAGCAGGAATTAAGATGTCAAGTCCTTGCTGTTTTTACttgaaagaaatgtttaccaaattttcagttttgaaagtttCCCCTTGGTAAATTATGGAAGACTTTCTGTGCCTATTCTCTTTTATAGGCTATGGAAAGGGCAAATGGAATGGAACTGGATGGTAGAAGAATTCGGGTGGATTATTCTATCACCAAGAGAGCACACACACCAACACCAGGCATATACATGGGCAGACCAACTCAGTAAGATTTTGAGTTTCCTAAGCTGAATTTTAAGAGTCAGAAAGCCACCAGAAATGTGTATACATCTTTGATTAATCAAAAGATAAAACTTTTTTCCCTTGTAATTAGAATTGAAAGttatttaatgtgtgtgtgtatatatatatattatttgaatcactttaattttttatatgtatatttgagCAAGGGGACATTAAAACTAGTTGAAGTGCATTCCTAGCTCTTTTCTTGTATACgatagaaaaattattaaatgtatgtattaaaatgtattaaattattaaaagtatGCTTTTAAATACTTCTCATTCTATTTATGTGACCTTGGAAGCCTCTGTGTGTAGGAAaaagttttttaatatattaaaaccaGAGAGTGAAAGAAGGAATATAGGCTTTCATTGAATGTGAAGCCTCTTGGGAGAAAAAAGGATTTGACAAGGAGAGCCCACTGAAAACTAAAGTGAAAATAATGTCCATATGATTAAGAGTTAGAAAAACAACAAGGAAAAGAGGGCTTAGAATTTAAATTCACTGATAGATGTTTGAACACCAGACCTTAACCTTTAGTGCTGGACTTCAGTATAAAGTAGTTAGTTTTCTTTGGTGTTCAGGCTTGGATACTTGTAAATTCTTGAGATTTATTAACTGCTTTTGAACTGGTCATAGAACACACATCTTAGTAATTTGGTACTTTTTCTCAGCACAGTGCTTTTTTTCACCATATTGAAAAGGTCTTACTGATTTGGCTAGTGCCTTATAATTTGTAGTTAGTGAAATTATTCTTGGCTATTTATGTTACAAATATCAAGCAGAATACCATAGGAGTCAACAAAGTAAGACATTGAAGTAACTGGCATGAAAGGGTTATTGTTTCTCTCTTAGCTTCGTCCATTTTATTTAAGCATCTATTTGTATTAAATGATAGAAAATAATCATTCCTGTTGATGTGGAATTTGCACCTTTTTCTacagcagtggtggtggtggcggtggcggcggcggtggaggtgggggaggtggcAGACGTCGAGATTCTTACTATGATCGAGGATATGATCGTGGGTACGACAGATATGAAGACTATGATTACCGGTACAGGTAATGTTGTAACTTACAATTTCTGTTCTGAATTAGATGATAATAGTAGTATGGGCACTTTTAAGTTAATATGTATTGataaaaatgagtgaaatatgggacttcctggcagtccagtggttgatactctagttgcagtgcagaGGCATGTGCATTTGTATCGGCCAATACTCACCTTGTATAGTTGGTGCGTTGAAAAATTAATAGCTTATCTTAGATCTGCTACTAGTTTGAAtgatgaaatttttgtttttatctgctTCAGTGTAGTGATTATGTGCTTTGCTAAGTAATCTTTTATCTCCTACAGAAGAAGATCACCTTCTCCTTATTATAGTCGGTACAGATCACGATCAAGATCTCGATCCTACAGCCCAAGTATGTATACTTTCGCTTTTGTCACATTAAGAACCAAATTTGTAACTAATGGCTTAGTTTAGAAAATTAGGGTGTATAGTGACTGTAAATAGTTGGGAAAATATTAGGCAAGTGAAACTGTAATTGTcatttgacttaattttttttttttttttttttttactcttttgcaGGACGCTATTAATAAGCAGAGCAGTTGCAGTTGAggacatctttttctctttttttaattctggATTTCCCCAAGCTTCTAATCCTTTCTACTCCTCAAAAAGAACCCTTAAAAAATCTTTGGTTTGTTTAGCATCTCCACTTTGTCAATTGTATTGCTATTTTCCACCCCTTTTATTATATTCTTAAAGATGTAATTGTCATTTTTGAGTAGTTAAACATCTTGAGTAAAAAAGGAACCCCTCCGTGTTATGCTTTGtaaatgatttttttgttttttgcttttatggAAAATTCACTCCTAGCTTAtcaaaatgaggaaagaaatgatCTTTTTAAAGCTTCTTTTGTGTTAGATATTGTATTAGACATTGTATTAGAGGTCTGCATTTACTACAAACtccttttttaactttcttttgggGAAGTTAGTAGTAGTTCAGTCAGGTCAAGTTTGTCTGGGGTGGCATGGAACAGTCAAATAGTTAAGTATAGAAAGTTTGAAGCTATAGAAGAAAATACGTACTTGGTCATTTCTTTTGAAGAACATAATTTTTGAACCCTaaaaattacttctttttttagaaatgaaaagcttGTGGACTCCTATAAAACATgttgtatttaaaatacatttgttgAAACTTAAAAACGTAAAGTGTGATTTTTGTGTTGAATTTATTAATCAGTGAAGGACAgcctttattatttattacttaGAGCAATTGTATAATTGCTATTAGAAATTTTGGTATTGGGACAATGGTTTAGGCAGGCTGTTTGTATAGAGTTCTTAGAAGTAGTTGGGGGGGTAGTCTTCTttcaa
It contains:
- the TRA2A gene encoding transformer-2 protein homolog alpha isoform X2 translates to MSDVEENNFEGRESRSQSKSPTGTPARVKSESRSGSRSPSRVSKHSESHSRSRSKSRSRSRRHSHRRYSRSRSHSHSHRRRSRSRSYTPEYRRRRSRSHSPMSNRRRHTGSRANPDPNTCLGVFGLSLYTTERDLREVFSRYGPLSGVNVVYDQRTGRSRGFAFVYFERIDDSKEAMERANGMELDGRRIRVDYSITKRAHTPTPGIYMGRPTHGGGGGGGGGGGGGGGRRRDSYYDRGYDRGYDRYEDYDYRYRRRSPSPYYSRYRSRSRSRSYSPRRY
- the TRA2A gene encoding transformer-2 protein homolog alpha isoform X1, translated to MSDVEENNFEGRESRSQSKSPTGTPARVKSESRSGSRSPSRVSKHSESHSRSRSKSRSRSRRHSHRRYSRSRSHSHSHRRRSRSRSYTPEYRRRRSRSHSPMSNRRRHTGSRANPDPNTCLGVFGLSLYTTERDLREVFSRYGPLSGVNVVYDQRTGRSRGFAFVYFERIDDSKEAMERANGMELDGRRIRVDYSITKRAHTPTPGIYMGRPTHSGGGGGGGGGGGGGGGRRRDSYYDRGYDRGYDRYEDYDYRYRRRSPSPYYSRYRSRSRSRSYSPRRY
- the TRA2A gene encoding transformer-2 protein homolog alpha isoform X3, with the protein product MSNRRRHTGSRANPDPNTCLGVFGLSLYTTERDLREVFSRYGPLSGVNVVYDQRTGRSRGFAFVYFERIDDSKEAMERANGMELDGRRIRVDYSITKRAHTPTPGIYMGRPTHSGGGGGGGGGGGGGGGRRRDSYYDRGYDRGYDRYEDYDYRYRRRSPSPYYSRYRSRSRSRSYSPRRY